The proteins below are encoded in one region of Fundulus heteroclitus isolate FHET01 unplaced genomic scaffold, MU-UCD_Fhet_4.1 scaffold_157, whole genome shotgun sequence:
- the LOC118558789 gene encoding uncharacterized protein LOC118558789: MGSQQLRNALNEIVEAVNELRNFPVYPATEFLNLTPNSPLRTQGPDLDLERLLSVERAIERLNDSFSQPYSLENNSLEFQQQVTNALHEITQMVNDLQNLPVQHVPGSFNVAPHSLSRLEQAIHQLNVSLSQTFSPNPTNLQYEQHGGSLVENVEHIPSGSLNHASQNPSSNQPHQPSLIAPNLPTLDRADEPCTSHGERAVNSSEHTQLTQREREGFNVTEIRRPFNVVASRAGDAPNPAEFYTQVYHILTELAESAARLASRSDIIQLELSGEGFSHHAVAQVNDERDSILPAFLEFLEELTQSNAELPDPNNLEMIVQVVRNPHGGGL, translated from the coding sequence ATGGGTAGCCAGCAACTGAGAAATGCATTGAATGAAATTGTTGAAGCTGTGAATGAACTCCGTAATTTCCCTGTATACCCTGCAACCGAATTTCTCAATCTAACCCCAAATTCCCCCCTCAGAACTCAGGGTCCAGATTTGGATCTTGAACGTTTACTATCTGTAGAACGAGCCATCGAACGATTAAATGATTCTTTCTCTCAACCATACTCGCTTGAAAATAATTCCTTAGAGTTTCAACAGCAAGTTACAAATGCTTTACACGAAATCACACAAATGGTTAATGACCTTCAAAATCTTCCTGTTCAGCATGTGCCTGGTTCTTTCAATGTAGCTCCACATTCACTGTCCAGGTTAGAACAAGCGATTCATCAATTAAACgtttctctctctcaaacaTTTAGCCCTAATCCTACAAACCTTCAGTATGAGCAACATGGGGGTAGTCTTGTAGAAAACGTTGAACATATTCCCTCAGGTTCTTTGAATCATGCTTCGCAAAATCCCTCATCCAACCAGCCTCATCAGCCAAGCCTCATTGCACCCAACCTCCCCACACTCGATCGAGCAGATGAACCGTGCACTAGTCATGGAGAGCGAGCTGTAAACAGCTCTGAACATACCCAACTAACTCAGAGAGAGCGAGAAGGTTTCAATGTTACAGAAATAAGACGTCCTTTCAACGTCGTTGCCTCGCGAGCCGGCGACGCTCCCAACCCCGCTGAATTTTACACACAAGTGTATCACATTCTCACAGAGCTCGCAGAGTCAGCTGCTCGTTTGGCCTCTCGTAGCGATATTATCCAACTAGAGTTGAGCGGAGAAGGATTTTCTCATCACGCCGTCGCACAAGTAAATGATGAACGTGATTCAATTCTGCCTGCATTTCTGGAATTTTTAGAGGAGCTAACGCAGTCAAACGCGGAATTGCCGGATCCAAACAACTTAGAAATGATTGTTCAGGTTGTAAGAAACCCTCATGGAGGTGGACTGTGA